The following coding sequences lie in one Clostridia bacterium genomic window:
- a CDS encoding M3 family oligoendopeptidase, whose amino-acid sequence KFRAAVVKYLVPVADGIYREQAKRLGKEYPLSFSDAALQFRSGNPKPFGTPEQILEHGREFYDELSPETSEFFRTMLDNELLDVLSKEGKRGGGYCTTFYDYEVPFIFANFNGTSGDVETVTHEAGHAFADWMSRKRVPMETIWPSMESCEVHSMSMEFFAWPWAEGFFGEETRKFYYSHLAGAICFIPYGTMVDHFQHVVYEKPDMTPAERHAVWKELLGVYMPWMRLDGDIPFYSEGEGWQRQHHIYSSPFYYIDYCLAQTVALEFWAMIQKDLKNAWKHYMAYTVQGGSRTFTELLKNAGLATPFDESCLRGVCADANAWLEGYDMTGIE is encoded by the coding sequence AAAGTTCCGCGCCGCCGTCGTGAAATACCTCGTTCCCGTCGCGGACGGCATCTACCGCGAGCAGGCGAAGCGTCTGGGCAAGGAATACCCCCTGAGCTTCTCCGACGCCGCGCTGCAGTTCCGTTCCGGCAACCCCAAGCCGTTCGGCACGCCCGAACAGATACTCGAGCACGGCAGAGAGTTCTATGACGAGCTTTCTCCCGAAACGAGCGAGTTCTTCCGCACCATGCTCGATAACGAGCTGCTCGACGTGCTTTCCAAGGAAGGCAAGCGCGGAGGCGGCTACTGCACGACCTTCTACGATTACGAAGTACCCTTCATCTTCGCCAACTTCAACGGCACGAGCGGCGACGTCGAGACAGTTACGCACGAGGCCGGCCACGCCTTCGCGGACTGGATGAGCCGCAAGCGCGTTCCGATGGAGACGATCTGGCCTTCGATGGAAAGCTGCGAGGTGCACTCCATGTCGATGGAGTTCTTCGCGTGGCCGTGGGCGGAGGGCTTCTTCGGTGAAGAAACACGCAAGTTCTACTACTCCCACCTCGCCGGCGCGATCTGCTTTATCCCCTACGGCACGATGGTCGACCACTTCCAGCACGTCGTTTACGAGAAGCCGGATATGACTCCCGCCGAACGCCACGCTGTCTGGAAGGAGCTGCTCGGCGTCTATATGCCGTGGATGCGCCTTGACGGCGATATCCCCTTCTATTCCGAGGGCGAGGGCTGGCAGCGTCAGCACCACATCTATTCCTCTCCCTTCTATTACATCGACTACTGCCTCGCGCAGACCGTCGCCCTTGAGTTCTGGGCGATGATACAGAAGGACCTGAAGAACGCGTGGAAGCACTATATGGCTTACACCGTACAGGGCGGCAGCCGCACCTTCACCGAGCTGCTGAAAAACGCCGGCCTCGCCACACCCTTCGACGAAAGCTGCCTGCGCGGCGTATGCGCGGACGCCAACGCCTGGCTCGAAGGCTACGACATGACGGGAATCGAATAA